A window of Campylobacter cuniculorum DSM 23162 = LMG 24588 contains these coding sequences:
- a CDS encoding bifunctional 3,4-dihydroxy-2-butanone 4-phosphate synthase/GTP cyclohydrolase II, translating to MKLVSVKQAIKDLKNGKMLVMVDAEDRENEGDLIFPAQFSSQEKVNFMIKEARGVVCVALSEKIALKFKLPLMVPKNTSNHETAFTITVDAKEATTGVSAYERDMTIKIFADENANENSFVRPGHINPLIARKGGVLERTGHTEGSVDLCQLAGLKEACVICEIVKDDGNMARRADLEKFCQKHELNMIAVSDIIEYRLKNESLIKLLEELPSSLAGFKAQKFIFKDHNNIQHIAFCFGKLKEKENVKFHISGSDFELLTSQKFSKLLEQIQFLHDKGGIIIFMQGEKSHAAQFKSYGIGAQILKYFKIKEIKLLSQSCDKDFIALKGFGLDITSCGF from the coding sequence ATGAAATTAGTTAGTGTAAAACAAGCAATTAAAGATTTAAAAAATGGCAAAATGCTTGTAATGGTTGATGCGGAAGATAGAGAAAATGAAGGGGATTTAATCTTTCCTGCACAATTTAGCTCACAAGAAAAAGTTAATTTTATGATTAAAGAGGCTCGAGGTGTTGTTTGCGTTGCTTTGAGTGAAAAAATTGCCCTCAAATTTAAACTTCCCTTAATGGTGCCTAAAAATACTTCAAATCACGAAACCGCTTTTACAATCACAGTTGATGCAAAAGAAGCTACAACAGGAGTGAGTGCGTATGAAAGAGATATGACGATTAAAATTTTTGCCGATGAAAATGCGAATGAAAATAGCTTTGTCCGACCCGGACACATTAATCCTCTCATCGCTAGAAAAGGTGGAGTTTTGGAACGCACGGGGCATACTGAAGGGAGTGTGGATTTATGCCAACTTGCAGGATTAAAAGAAGCTTGTGTGATTTGTGAAATCGTTAAAGATGATGGAAATATGGCAAGAAGAGCGGATTTAGAAAAATTTTGTCAAAAACACGAGCTGAATATGATAGCTGTTTCTGATATTATCGAGTATAGACTTAAAAACGAAAGTCTGATTAAACTTCTTGAAGAACTTCCCTCTTCTTTAGCAGGTTTTAAAGCACAAAAATTTATCTTTAAAGACCATAATAATATCCAGCATATTGCGTTTTGTTTTGGAAAATTAAAAGAAAAAGAAAATGTTAAATTTCATATTAGCGGAAGTGATTTTGAACTTTTAACCTCTCAAAAATTTTCAAAACTTTTGGAACAAATTCAATTTTTACACGATAAGGGTGGGATTATTATCTTTATGCAAGGAGAAAAATCTCACGCAGCACAATTTAAAAGTTATGGTATCGGGGCACAAATTTTAAAATATTTTAAAATTAAAGAGATTAAACTCTTATCTCAAAGCTGCGATAAAGATTTTATAGCACTTAAAGGTTTTGGACTTGACATTACAAGTTGTGGTTTTTAA
- the pseB gene encoding UDP-N-acetylglucosamine 4,6-dehydratase (inverting), whose amino-acid sequence MFNHKNILITGGTGSFGKTYTRILLQNYKPNRIIIYSRDELKQSEMANVFNDKCMRYFIGDVRDLDRLNTAMRDVDFVIHAAALKQVPIAEYNPMECIKTNINGAQNVIEACFKNGVQKCVALSTDKACNPINLYGATKLASDKIFVAANNIAGKFQTRFSVARYGNVIGSRGSVIPLFKKLIAEGVRELPITDERMTRFWISLEDGVKFVLSSFEKMHGGEIFIPKIPSMKIVDLAHALAPNLGKKIVGIRAGEKLHEIMISSDDSRLTFEFEKYYVIAPSIRFIDEDSDFSLNALGEKGKKVKDGFSYSSDNNSQWVSEAEILKIINHTQVD is encoded by the coding sequence ATGTTTAATCACAAAAACATACTCATTACAGGTGGAACAGGTTCTTTTGGTAAAACTTATACGAGAATTTTACTTCAAAATTATAAGCCAAATCGTATCATTATCTACTCACGTGATGAATTAAAGCAATCCGAAATGGCAAATGTTTTTAATGATAAATGTATGAGATATTTTATCGGAGATGTGAGGGATTTAGATAGACTTAATACAGCGATGCGTGATGTGGATTTTGTCATTCATGCTGCTGCCTTAAAACAAGTTCCTATAGCCGAATATAATCCTATGGAATGCATTAAAACTAATATTAATGGAGCACAAAATGTCATTGAGGCATGTTTTAAAAATGGAGTGCAAAAATGTGTAGCTCTTTCAACAGATAAAGCATGCAATCCTATCAATCTTTACGGAGCAACCAAACTTGCAAGTGATAAAATTTTTGTGGCTGCAAATAATATCGCAGGTAAATTTCAAACACGTTTTAGCGTTGCAAGATATGGAAATGTTATAGGTTCAAGAGGTTCTGTTATACCTTTGTTTAAAAAACTCATTGCAGAGGGTGTTAGGGAGCTTCCTATTACTGATGAAAGAATGACAAGGTTTTGGATTTCTTTAGAAGATGGGGTTAAATTTGTATTGAGTAGTTTTGAAAAAATGCACGGAGGAGAGATTTTTATCCCTAAAATTCCTTCAATGAAAATCGTTGATTTAGCCCATGCTTTAGCTCCTAATTTAGGTAAAAAAATCGTGGGCATAAGGGCGGGTGAAAAACTTCACGAAATAATGATTTCAAGTGATGATAGTCGCTTAACTTTTGAATTTGAAAAATACTATGTGATTGCTCCTAGCATACGATTTATAGATGAAGATAGTGATTTTAGTCTTAATGCTTTGGGTGAAAAAGGCAAAAAAGTTAAAGATGGTTTTTCTTACAGCTCGGATAACAATTCTCAATGGGTGAGTGAAGCTGAAATTTTGAAAATCATCAATCACACACAGGTTGATTAA
- the pseC gene encoding UDP-4-amino-4,6-dideoxy-N-acetyl-beta-L-altrosamine transaminase, whose protein sequence is MLSYSHQNIDRSDIEVVSTALKQDFLTGGKKIEEFENALCEYVGVKYACVVNSATSALHLAYRVLNVNEKIVLTTPMTFVATANAALMAGAKVEFIDIKDDGNIDPEKLENRLKKDSKDIGAICVVDFAGNSVECDKISALAQTYNIPLLDDASHALGALYKGEKVGSKGDLNIFSFHPVKPITTFEGGAVVSNDKEKIEQIKLLRSHGIIKKRLWDSDMLSLGYNYRLSDVACALGINQLKKLDTNIEKREIIAQFYEKEFAQNPYFATIKIKDYKKSSRHLYPILFFPQFYCQKEEIFQAFIDAQIGVQVHYKPVYAFSFYKELLGEIQLENADKFYKAELSLPCHQEMSLQQAQFVRDKLFEILENLGPKHG, encoded by the coding sequence ATGCTTAGTTATTCTCATCAAAATATCGATAGAAGCGATATAGAGGTTGTCAGCACCGCTTTAAAACAAGATTTTTTAACCGGTGGCAAAAAAATAGAGGAATTTGAAAACGCACTCTGTGAATATGTGGGTGTTAAATATGCTTGTGTTGTCAATTCTGCTACTTCAGCCTTACATTTAGCTTATAGAGTCTTAAATGTGAATGAGAAAATTGTTCTTACCACTCCAATGACTTTCGTAGCAACAGCAAATGCAGCTTTGATGGCGGGTGCAAAGGTAGAATTTATCGACATTAAAGACGATGGCAATATAGACCCAGAAAAACTTGAAAATAGGCTTAAAAAAGATAGTAAGGATATTGGGGCGATTTGTGTGGTTGATTTTGCAGGAAATAGTGTTGAGTGCGATAAAATTTCAGCTCTGGCTCAAACTTATAATATCCCCTTACTTGATGATGCAAGCCATGCTTTGGGAGCTTTATACAAGGGAGAAAAAGTTGGAAGCAAAGGGGATTTAAATATTTTTTCTTTTCATCCGGTTAAACCTATTACCACCTTTGAAGGTGGAGCAGTGGTAAGCAATGATAAAGAAAAAATTGAACAAATCAAGCTTTTAAGAAGCCATGGAATCATTAAAAAAAGGCTTTGGGATAGTGATATGCTTTCTTTAGGATATAATTATCGCTTGAGTGATGTTGCTTGTGCTTTGGGGATTAATCAACTTAAAAAACTTGATACGAACATAGAAAAACGAGAAATTATTGCACAATTTTATGAAAAAGAATTTGCTCAAAATCCTTATTTTGCGACTATAAAAATTAAAGATTATAAAAAAAGTTCAAGACATTTGTATCCTATTTTATTTTTTCCGCAATTTTATTGCCAAAAAGAAGAAATTTTTCAAGCTTTCATTGATGCTCAAATAGGAGTGCAAGTGCATTATAAACCCGTTTATGCCTTCAGTTTTTATAAAGAACTTTTAGGTGAAATTCAGCTTGAAAATGCAGATAAATTTTATAAAGCAGAATTAAGTTTGCCTTGTCATCAAGAAATGTCTTTACAGCAAGCTCAATTTGTACGTGATAAGCTTTTTGAAATTTTAGAAAATTTAGGACCTAAACATGGATAA
- a CDS encoding DUF4910 domain-containing protein, whose translation MENFQQDTLGQMMHNLAQKLFPICRSISGEGFRKSLKILDNALCGGGGIIRIHSIKSGSKVFDWTVPSEWNVKDAYIITPNGKKICDFKKHNLHLLGYSQAVDQEISLEELQEHLYSRSDMPDVIPYYTSYYKQRWGFCLSHNERLKLKSGIYKVFIDSTHDKKGVLNYADFIIPATQKTNDEILISSYLCHPSMANNELSGPIVAVFLAKWLLEQKSRKYNYRFVLIPETIGSLVYLSKNLKTLKAHVKAGFVLSCIGDECAYSLIHTPSTISLSDRVALHTLKNKANFKEYSFLHRGSDERQYNAPLVNLDIVGICRSKYGEFKEYHTSKDDLNFVTPKGLAGGLQACKELILNLEINEIYQSTTFGEPNLGKRGLYPTLNLENKRPLITDFLAYCDGQKDVLEIADILGVQGYELQECIEKLLTFDLIKKIQ comes from the coding sequence ATGGAAAATTTTCAACAAGATACTTTAGGTCAAATGATGCACAATCTTGCACAAAAACTCTTTCCTATCTGCAGAAGTATCAGTGGTGAGGGCTTCAGAAAAAGCTTGAAAATCCTAGATAATGCCCTCTGCGGGGGGGGGGGTATTATTAGAATTCACTCTATTAAGAGTGGAAGCAAAGTCTTTGACTGGACTGTGCCAAGTGAGTGGAATGTTAAAGATGCCTATATCATTACACCAAATGGCAAAAAAATCTGCGATTTCAAAAAGCACAATCTCCATTTATTAGGTTATTCTCAAGCGGTTGATCAAGAAATAAGCCTTGAAGAGTTGCAAGAGCATCTCTATTCACGTAGCGACATGCCCGATGTGATTCCCTATTATACGAGTTATTACAAGCAACGTTGGGGGTTTTGCCTCTCTCATAATGAGAGGTTGAAGCTCAAAAGTGGAATTTACAAGGTTTTTATAGATTCAACGCACGATAAAAAGGGCGTTTTGAACTATGCTGACTTCATCATCCCTGCAACGCAAAAGACAAACGATGAGATTCTCATCTCAAGCTATCTCTGCCATCCCTCTATGGCAAATAATGAGTTAAGCGGTCCTATCGTGGCTGTGTTTTTAGCCAAATGGCTCTTAGAACAAAAGAGTCGCAAATACAATTATCGCTTCGTCTTGATACCAGAAACTATAGGCTCTCTTGTCTATTTAAGTAAGAATCTCAAAACGCTTAAGGCTCACGTCAAGGCGGGATTCGTACTCTCTTGCATAGGCGATGAGTGTGCTTATTCTCTCATACACACTCCAAGCACTATCTCTCTAAGCGATAGAGTTGCCCTGCATACGCTCAAAAACAAAGCAAACTTCAAAGAATACAGCTTTCTTCACAGGGGAAGTGATGAGAGACAATACAACGCTCCTTTAGTGAATTTAGACATTGTGGGGATTTGCAGAAGCAAGTATGGGGAATTCAAAGAATATCACACCTCAAAAGATGATTTGAATTTTGTAACGCCTAAGGGATTAGCCGGAGGACTTCAAGCATGCAAAGAATTAATTTTGAATCTAGAAATCAATGAAATCTATCAAAGTACAACTTTTGGTGAGCCAAATTTGGGCAAACGCGGACTCTATCCGACTTTAAATTTAGAAAACAAAAGACCCTTAATCACGGATTTTCTTGCCTATTGTGATGGACAAAAAGATGTGCTTGAAATCGCTGATATTTTGGGTGTGCAAGGCTATGAACTGCAAGAATGCATTGAAAAATTGCTCACATTTGATTTGATAAAAAAGATTCAATAA
- a CDS encoding AAC(3) family N-acetyltransferase: protein MQVFLKHKDRSYTKDDFIGILRDLGIKKNDCICVHTEIFKLGIPLVSKEEFLRILLEGFLEVLGTQGTLIMPTFTYSFCKNQAYDKVHSKSTMGILTEYFRRQKGVLRTNDPIFSFALWGAKSKEFLSENQSCFGENCVYESLYKNNGKIVLFGTEHLGYTFTHFIEEQARVSYRYFKEFRGILIDEHGQKFEKSILYFVRHLDRNSTVSLEKQIKILKESHNFKSLEFGGAHLVLIRAKEYFEVCLKALKKDENALLLD, encoded by the coding sequence ATGCAAGTTTTTTTAAAACATAAAGATCGCAGTTACACCAAAGATGATTTTATAGGGATTCTAAGGGATTTAGGAATCAAAAAGAATGATTGCATTTGTGTGCATACGGAGATTTTTAAATTAGGCATTCCTCTAGTGAGTAAGGAGGAATTTCTAAGGATTTTGCTTGAGGGATTTTTAGAGGTTTTAGGCACTCAAGGCACACTCATTATGCCAACTTTCACCTATAGCTTTTGCAAGAATCAAGCCTATGACAAAGTGCATTCTAAAAGCACAATGGGAATCCTCACAGAGTATTTTAGGAGGCAAAAGGGAGTGTTAAGGACAAATGATCCGATTTTTTCCTTTGCACTTTGGGGAGCAAAAAGCAAGGAATTTTTGAGCGAGAATCAAAGCTGTTTTGGTGAAAATTGTGTCTATGAAAGTCTGTATAAAAACAATGGGAAAATCGTGCTTTTTGGCACAGAGCATTTGGGCTATACCTTCACGCATTTCATAGAGGAACAAGCTCGTGTGAGCTATCGGTATTTCAAAGAATTTCGCGGAATCCTCATTGATGAGCATGGGCAGAAGTTTGAAAAAAGCATTTTGTATTTTGTGCGGCATTTGGATAGGAATTCCACCGTGAGCCTAGAGAAGCAAATCAAAATTCTCAAAGAGAGCCATAATTTCAAAAGTCTTGAATTTGGTGGTGCACATCTTGTGCTTATTCGTGCAAAAGAGTATTTTGAAGTCTGTTTAAAAGCTCTCAAAAAAGACGAAAATGCCTTACTTTTAGATTAA
- a CDS encoding amino acid adenylation domain-containing protein translates to MITHIDDFLENTARRFGTKTAFVENEKSISYGDFNILSQKLASEIAKFKLYQSPILILLPKGIATLVAFFGVAKSGNFYTLLDEKTPKERIKKILEVLQPQLLITSKDLNFDLNLPTLFAEDFESYSIDICVLRDIKERHIDTNLLYVFFTSGSTGIPKGVSIAHKSVIDYTFWVCECFKLNENEILANQAPFYFDNSILDIFSSIKSGACLHILPNALFAFPHKILEYLCKHKVSMIFWVPSVLIYFANTKALDHFNLESLKKVLFCGEIMPNKQLNYWRKLLPHALFANLYGPTEITDVCCFYIVDRAFSDEELLPIGKACKNTELLVFDEKLKLITKETPHKKGELFVRGCSLSLGYYNDREKTRAAFLQNPLHKNYLDLLYKTGDIVAYNEFGELLCYGRVDSQIKVQGHRIELGEIESVINACENVKNSACIFKEEIICFYESTCELDFKAYLKDKLPSYMFPKRFIKVESFKLNANGKIDRKALNEL, encoded by the coding sequence ATGATAACTCACATTGATGACTTTTTAGAAAATACTGCACGAAGATTTGGCACAAAGACGGCTTTTGTTGAAAATGAAAAGAGCATAAGCTATGGAGATTTTAATATTCTAAGTCAAAAACTCGCAAGTGAGATTGCCAAATTCAAGCTTTATCAAAGTCCGATTCTGATTTTGTTGCCTAAGGGCATTGCTACACTTGTAGCGTTTTTTGGCGTTGCAAAGAGCGGAAATTTTTATACTTTGCTTGATGAAAAAACCCCCAAAGAGAGAATCAAAAAAATCTTAGAAGTCCTACAGCCTCAACTTCTCATCACTTCTAAGGATTTAAATTTTGATTTGAATTTACCAACACTTTTTGCAGAAGACTTTGAGAGTTACAGCATTGATATTTGTGTGCTAAGAGACATAAAAGAGAGGCATATTGATACAAATTTGCTCTATGTATTTTTCACAAGCGGAAGCACAGGGATTCCAAAGGGCGTAAGTATCGCACATAAAAGCGTGATTGATTATACATTTTGGGTTTGTGAGTGCTTTAAACTCAATGAAAACGAGATTCTAGCAAATCAAGCCCCCTTTTATTTTGACAATTCCATCTTAGATATTTTTTCAAGCATAAAATCTGGGGCTTGTTTGCATATTTTGCCTAATGCACTCTTTGCCTTTCCGCATAAGATATTAGAATACCTTTGCAAACATAAAGTTTCTATGATTTTTTGGGTGCCTTCTGTGTTGATTTATTTTGCAAACACAAAGGCTTTAGATCATTTTAATTTAGAATCTTTGAAAAAAGTCTTGTTTTGTGGAGAGATTATGCCCAATAAACAATTAAACTATTGGAGAAAGCTTTTGCCCCATGCTTTGTTTGCAAATCTCTATGGACCAACTGAAATTACAGATGTGTGTTGCTTTTATATTGTAGATAGAGCTTTTAGCGATGAAGAGCTCTTGCCGATTGGAAAAGCGTGTAAAAATACAGAACTTTTGGTCTTTGATGAAAAGCTCAAACTCATAACCAAAGAAACTCCCCATAAAAAAGGAGAGCTTTTTGTACGTGGATGCAGCTTGTCTTTAGGCTATTACAACGATAGAGAAAAGACAAGAGCGGCTTTCTTGCAAAATCCTTTGCATAAAAATTATTTGGATTTACTCTATAAAACAGGTGATATTGTCGCATATAACGAATTTGGTGAGTTATTATGCTATGGCAGAGTGGATTCTCAAATCAAAGTTCAAGGGCATCGCATAGAGCTTGGCGAGATAGAATCCGTGATTAATGCTTGTGAGAATGTCAAAAATAGTGCTTGCATTTTCAAAGAAGAAATCATTTGCTTTTATGAAAGCACTTGTGAGCTTGACTTTAAAGCCTATCTTAAAGACAAACTTCCAAGCTATATGTTTCCTAAGAGATTCATAAAAGTAGAGAGCTTTAAACTCAATGCAAATGGCAAGATTGACAGAAAGGCTTTAAATGAGCTTTGA
- a CDS encoding formyltransferase family protein, with amino-acid sequence MSFEKIYIIGKGRVAKVCAKIATQFFSQQVFEITEQDTKELDRFFSQIKNALIISANNFYIFKKECVKNNQIINYHNSLLPKHRGLNAHIWSIFKNDKKSGITWHKVEESIDTGDILIQKEILLDENISGINLLRKQHELAIESFEEGLSNLISNQSIPQKCALNEAVLGGGVFNRKLPNNGYLKLSWNAPKIHRFLRAMEGKRKAKIKLLGGEFEILFYECDVNCIHLVLNQQINLNIKRSKNANHQTTFH; translated from the coding sequence ATGAGCTTTGAAAAAATCTATATCATAGGCAAAGGCAGAGTGGCTAAGGTTTGTGCAAAAATTGCCACGCAGTTTTTTTCTCAACAAGTTTTTGAAATCACAGAACAAGACACAAAAGAGCTTGACAGATTCTTTTCACAAATCAAAAATGCACTCATCATCTCTGCAAATAATTTTTATATCTTTAAAAAAGAATGTGTCAAAAATAACCAAATCATTAATTATCATAATTCTTTGCTTCCAAAGCATAGGGGTTTAAACGCTCATATTTGGAGTATTTTTAAAAATGACAAAAAGAGTGGAATCACTTGGCATAAGGTTGAAGAGAGCATTGATACAGGTGATATTTTAATACAAAAAGAAATTCTGCTTGATGAAAATATTTCGGGCATTAATCTCCTTAGAAAACAGCACGAACTTGCTATTGAATCCTTTGAGGAGGGACTAAGCAATCTCATCTCAAATCAAAGCATCCCACAAAAGTGTGCGTTAAATGAGGCTGTTCTCGGGGGGGGGGTATTTAATAGAAAATTACCTAATAATGGCTATTTAAAGCTTTCTTGGAATGCTCCAAAAATCCATCGTTTCTTAAGAGCTATGGAGGGCAAACGAAAGGCAAAAATAAAACTTTTAGGAGGTGAATTTGAAATTTTGTTTTATGAATGTGATGTAAATTGCATTCATTTAGTATTAAATCAACAAATCAACTTAAACATAAAAAGGAGTAAAAATGCAAACCATCAAACAACTTTTCATTAA
- a CDS encoding 3-oxoacyl-ACP synthase, which produces MNLVLEAHDIRAISIVFPLNPHQENEMQMCKITPQKLELLRTNSGIKRHFSADENTFSSDLACEALGTLLRENILHKDELDMLLICSFSPDFLAPAMSSLVAKNLQLSSHTLCVDIVGFCPSFLSALSQAFLFLNHKDISKIALICTNTKSKKIPPTDKITYLNNSDSASCVLLEKSSNPNKAAFSQKIFPALACEETKPLRAFNANANDFIEVNASLILTFVSENFPLFFEEFLTSHKLKREAIGQFFFQSPNVFVKEKLMQNLHLNLPSTDETLENFGDTTINKLPIDLALCANLDSNSAGGGICLKTFISKLLLRDKKSFLRPLARELPLMPCA; this is translated from the coding sequence ATGAATCTAGTCCTTGAAGCACATGATATAAGAGCCATAAGCATTGTTTTTCCGCTCAATCCCCATCAAGAAAATGAAATGCAAATGTGTAAAATCACTCCGCAAAAACTTGAGCTTTTGCGGACAAATAGCGGAATCAAAAGGCATTTTAGTGCAGATGAAAACACATTTTCAAGCGACTTAGCGTGTGAGGCGTTAGGGACGCTTTTAAGAGAGAATATTTTGCACAAAGATGAGCTTGATATGTTGCTTATCTGTAGCTTTTCTCCTGATTTTTTAGCTCCTGCTATGAGTTCTTTAGTTGCAAAAAACTTGCAGTTAAGCTCACACACATTGTGCGTGGATATTGTCGGATTTTGCCCGAGTTTTTTGAGTGCTTTGAGTCAAGCCTTTTTGTTTCTTAACCATAAGGACATTTCAAAAATCGCCCTCATCTGTACTAATACTAAGAGCAAAAAGATTCCTCCCACAGATAAAATCACCTATTTAAACAATTCTGATTCCGCAAGTTGTGTGCTTTTAGAAAAGTCAAGCAACCCAAACAAAGCCGCATTTTCTCAAAAGATTTTTCCCGCCCTTGCTTGCGAGGAGACGAAGCCACTTAGGGCTTTTAATGCAAATGCCAATGATTTTATTGAAGTTAATGCCTCTTTAATTCTTACTTTTGTGAGTGAAAATTTCCCCCTGTTTTTTGAGGAATTTTTGACCTCTCACAAACTTAAAAGAGAGGCGATTGGCCAATTTTTCTTCCAAAGTCCCAATGTGTTTGTCAAAGAAAAGCTTATGCAAAATCTCCATCTCAATCTCCCCAGCACAGATGAAACATTAGAAAATTTTGGGGACACTACGATAAACAAACTCCCCATAGACCTTGCACTCTGTGCAAATCTGGATTCCAATTCTGCGGGGGGGGGTATTTGCCTCAAAACATTCATCTCAAAACTCCTCTTAAGAGACAAAAAGTCCTTCTTGCGTCCTTTGGCACGGGAATTACCTTTAATGCCATGTGCTTAG
- the pseF gene encoding pseudaminic acid cytidylyltransferase, producing the protein MKNLCIIPARGGSKRIPHKNIVDFCGKPLIAYSIENALNSNVFDEVIVSSDDEKIIEISLKYGAKAPFVRAKELSNDYASSTSVIKDAVFRLEKLGQNYENVCCLYATAPLIDAQILKKAYEKFIASEMKFLFAASEFEYPIQRAFYLENERVKMFDESKYFSRSQDLIRAYHDAGAFYFGKTKAWLEEDFMFKPYSSVFLLPKNLVCDIDTPQDLEFAKILFKINTKEI; encoded by the coding sequence ATGAAAAATCTTTGCATTATCCCTGCTCGTGGAGGTTCTAAAAGGATTCCACATAAAAATATTGTTGATTTTTGCGGTAAGCCTTTGATTGCTTATAGTATTGAAAACGCTTTAAATTCAAATGTTTTTGATGAGGTAATTGTATCAAGTGATGATGAAAAAATCATTGAAATATCCCTAAAATATGGTGCAAAAGCACCTTTTGTAAGAGCTAAAGAATTAAGTAATGATTATGCTTCAAGTACGAGTGTGATTAAAGATGCGGTTTTTAGACTTGAAAAATTAGGGCAAAATTATGAAAATGTGTGCTGTCTTTATGCTACTGCACCGCTCATTGATGCACAAATTTTAAAAAAAGCTTATGAAAAATTTATAGCTTCTGAAATGAAATTTTTATTTGCAGCAAGTGAATTTGAATACCCCATCCAAAGAGCATTTTATTTAGAAAATGAAAGGGTGAAAATGTTTGATGAAAGCAAATATTTTTCACGCTCTCAAGACTTAATTCGGGCTTATCACGATGCTGGAGCTTTTTATTTTGGTAAAACTAAGGCTTGGCTTGAAGAAGATTTTATGTTTAAACCTTATTCTAGTGTGTTTTTATTGCCTAAAAATCTAGTTTGCGATATCGATACACCACAGGATTTGGAATTTGCAAAAATACTTTTTAAGATAAATACAAAGGAGATTTAA
- the leuD gene encoding 3-isopropylmalate dehydratase small subunit: MEKFITHKGIACPLEYANIDTDQIIPKQFLLSVSKQGFGKHLFHDLRYLDDKESVLNPKFKLNQTEFQGASILVARDNFGCGSSREHAPWALMDFGIKVVIAPSFADIFKNNALGNGLLVVILKEEEVEWLITKLNQNPDKNIEISLKDNKVLAFDKEFSFFIDDFHKNCLLNGLDKIDLTLKHEEEIKKYEAQSKVYLV; the protein is encoded by the coding sequence ATGGAAAAATTTATCACACATAAAGGTATAGCCTGTCCTTTAGAATACGCAAATATCGATACAGACCAAATCATTCCAAAGCAATTTTTACTTTCAGTTTCAAAACAAGGTTTTGGAAAGCATTTATTTCACGATTTGCGTTATTTAGACGATAAAGAAAGCGTGTTAAATCCAAAATTTAAACTCAATCAAACAGAATTTCAAGGAGCTTCTATTTTGGTTGCAAGAGATAATTTTGGCTGTGGTTCTTCAAGAGAACATGCACCTTGGGCCTTAATGGATTTTGGTATCAAAGTTGTCATTGCACCATCTTTTGCAGATATTTTTAAAAACAATGCTTTAGGAAATGGCTTACTTGTTGTGATTTTAAAAGAGGAAGAAGTGGAGTGGCTTATCACAAAGCTTAATCAAAACCCAGATAAAAACATAGAAATTTCACTCAAAGATAACAAAGTCTTGGCTTTTGATAAAGAATTTAGTTTTTTCATTGATGATTTTCATAAAAATTGTTTGCTCAATGGACTCGATAAAATCGATTTAACTCTAAAGCATGAAGAAGAAATAAAAAAGTACGAAGCACAGAGTAAAGTGTATTTGGTATAA